In Terriglobus aquaticus, the genomic window TGGCGGCAGCCGATTGCGCCCGGGTTCTGCCGGCGCGTCGTGGAGGTGGAATGAATCGAAGGACCTTTTTGCAGACTTCGGCGGCGACGGCGGCCATGTTTGCGCGGGATGGACACGCGACGATGTCGGCCCGCAGCGCGAATGATCGGGTCCAGATGGGCGTGATCGGACCGGGAAGCCGAGGCAAAGAGGTGCTGCGCCAGATGCTGCACGTGCCGGGGGTGGAGGTGGTTGGCGTAGCCGATGTGTACGAGCCGCGCTTTGCCCAGGCCGACGCCGTTGCCGAGCGCACGGTATTTCACACCAAGGACTATCGCGAGCTGATCGCCCGGCCGGATGTGGATGCCTTTCTGATTGCGACTCCTCTCTCGCTGCACCGCGAACACCTGGAGGCCGTGCTGCATACCGGCAAGCCGGTGTACAGCGAAAAGGCGATGGGCTTTACCGTCCCAGACTGCCAGGGCATTATCGCCGCGGCACGCCGCAGCCGGAGCATTCTGCAGATCGGGCACCAGTACCGCTACGCGCCATGGATCGTGGCGAGCATGGAGCGCATCCGCAAAGGCGAGATCGGCGAACCCACGCACGTGTACGCGTACTGGCATCGCAACAACGACTGGCGCCGACCCGTGCCGAAGGATGACCCAAACGGAAAGTTAGAACACCTGATCAACTGGCGGCTTTACCGCGAAACTTCCGGCGGCCTCGTCACCGAGCTTGGCGTGCACCACATCGATCTGGCGAACTGGATCTTTGGCGGCCAGCCAACCCACGTGCTGGGTACCAACAGCATCGTGCGGTACCGCGATGGCCGAACAGTCGGCGATAACACCCAATGCACGTTCCTGTATGCAGGCGGCAAGCGGATGGTGTTCAGTTCGCTGACTGACAATGCCAAGCAAGGTAACGAGTTCTGGGTGTACGGCACGG contains:
- a CDS encoding Gfo/Idh/MocA family protein, producing MNRRTFLQTSAATAAMFARDGHATMSARSANDRVQMGVIGPGSRGKEVLRQMLHVPGVEVVGVADVYEPRFAQADAVAERTVFHTKDYRELIARPDVDAFLIATPLSLHREHLEAVLHTGKPVYSEKAMGFTVPDCQGIIAAARRSRSILQIGHQYRYAPWIVASMERIRKGEIGEPTHVYAYWHRNNDWRRPVPKDDPNGKLEHLINWRLYRETSGGLVTELGVHHIDLANWIFGGQPTHVLGTNSIVRYRDGRTVGDNTQCTFLYAGGKRMVFSSLTDNAKQGNEFWVYGTEGSVQFTIEDAVFYYEKKKPLPKEANATVVEHGVETGASYSTGNEMPYRGPGDKVQVTYIDPTLACASAFFAAVRGGAKPLANAEVGYRAAIACAVAHDAVFTEEKTPIPALPVV